In Brachypodium distachyon strain Bd21 chromosome 2, Brachypodium_distachyon_v3.0, whole genome shotgun sequence, one genomic interval encodes:
- the LOC100821085 gene encoding serine/arginine repetitive matrix protein 1, giving the protein MGCCFSKKRPDGSAVFPPRCKPEDRDPPPPPSPEEEKVKEVLSETPNTKVTVEPNKPAAIVVAVEEQRVLKVVKASADATTTASDLGSCMSLATDERSEAASESSVATSSVAGPERSPRKPATRKRPVSGELGVGRRDRAAAAAYGVRSRSCRASPSPPPRREPRDRSVRRSPSPAAKRPPQEQNGAAGPAPFLQRKPPVPSRSCSRASPRRAREAPPPPPQPGEEREDGAMDANASHGDGQGEGDGDGKESLANPLVSMECFIFL; this is encoded by the coding sequence ATGGGCTGCTGCTTCAGCAAGAAGCGCCCAGACGGCTCCGCTGTCTTCCCTCCTCGCTGCAAGCCGGAGGACCGCgacccgccgcccccgccgtcgccggaggaggagaaggtcAAGGAGGTGCTCTCGGAGACACCGAACACAAAGGTAACCGTCGAGCCTAATAAGCCTGCCGCCATTGTCGTGGCTGTGGAGGAGCAACGAGTGTTGAAGGTCGTGAAGGCCAGTGCCGatgccaccaccaccgcgagCGATCTGGGGAGCTGCATGTCGCTGGCAACCGACGAGAGGTCCGAGGCGGCGTCCGAGTCGTCGGTCGCGACGAGCTCGGTGGCGGGGCCGGAGCGGTCGCCGCGGAAGCCGGCGACCAGAAAGCGGCCGGTCTCCGGCGAGCTGGGGGTTGGCCGCCgggaccgcgccgccgccgccgcctacggTGTCCGGTCCCGCAGCTGCCGGGCCTcgccctcccctcctccgcgccgggAGCCACGAGATCGCTCCGTGCGGAGGTCGccgtcaccggcggcgaagcgGCCGCCACAGGAGCAGAACGGGGCCGCGGGGCCCGCCCCGTTCCTGCAGCGGAAGCCGCCGGTGCCTAGTAGGTCGTGCAGCCGCGCCTcgccgcggcgggcgcgggaggctcctcccccgccgcctcagccGGGAGAGGAACGCGAGGACGGCGCTATGGACGCGAATGCCAGTCATGGCGATGGCCAAGGcgagggcgacggcgacggaaAAGAATCGTTGGCGAACCCGCTGGTGTCCATGGAATGCTTCATCTTTCTCTAG